The genomic interval GGTTTCTTACatcttttttaaatgaaaaaaattatgtattttaaataattctcTCAGGAGTTGATTAtttgtttgttaattttttccaaatataagaatgtaaaaaattactgttttggctatttttttttttttttttatatatatatagagagataGGAGagttaaattacataaaaaaaagttacaccAAGTTTCACACTTTTTCAATATCTTttaaatcaattgataaataGAAAGTTAATATCAtacatataaattttgatattaatttatagtaatttttatgTCATTAAGATTAACatcaatataattatatataacattaattttgacACATCTTGATGACATAATAAATGATTATAGATTAatgtcaaattttataaatataatttatatgataataCATTTCAATcgaacaataatttaaaaaaatatttattcaacaCGATGTTATTGTTTAAGTTTGGAAAAAAAAAGCTATACACtaatacaatatataaaatagtcaaatcaattaaaagaaaacacatacttttattgttgatttttatcgtaacatttaatatttttctatatatctatatatatcattttctacatatattttttatataaaaagttatttttattataataaataaatacaaaataatttcaatttaaaaaaaatatttaaattattgaacgttaaaattattattttaattggcGACAAATGCACCCCATATTGCatagttattaattaatattgttcTTGTTTTAATATAGTCATAGTGACTCTAATGTGCAGGACAAAGCTGAAAAAAACGGAAATGGACTGTGAAGAACTGAAAAAATGTTATGAAACACTAACAGAAGAAAACAAGAGGCTGGAAAATGAGTTGAAAGATCTTAAATCGATGAAAACAACAGATGCACCATTTAATCATATGCAGCTTCCGGTAGCCGGTCTTACAATTTGCCCTTCTTGTAACAGAATTTGCACCGGAAGCGGCGGTGATGAGAATAGTAACATTGGACCCTCTCCCACCACCACTTTGCTTCTTAGCCCAAAGCCCCATATTCACTTCTACacaaataatagtaataattattcGTTCACCCAATCTTTTGCAACTATTGCTAGCTAGGGCCTAGGGGGTAGCTAAAtacaatttcattttcaaataattttctttGGTAATGATACATCATACACGATTCATCTATAGTACTAATTACTAATTAGATACTATGTGGCGCACTTATGCTATTAGCCCATTATGTAATTTGTTggattaagtttttttttttttctttcaatttatgttaatatattataacCTTTAAATTGCCATTGTCTCATAATTACTAATCTGAATCAGTGTTCCACTCATAAAAGTTGTACATTAATTAGCAAATCTGCTGTGATATTATGATTGGTTAGTATTTTGAGTAACTTAAAGTATGTGatttattgagtaaaaaaatagtATGTGATTCATGCatataaaattaagtatttGGGAGAAGTATGCCTTAACTGTGGCAACTCTAAAAAAACTGTAAATATGGTTTAGATTCTTGAACAAATATTAGTTTCTGCACGCGTACACACCTTAAAAAACCAAAAGTTGTATATTAACTTTTTCTGAATTGTTTGTTTGAGAAGATtcttgttatttaaaaaaataattgaaggttcaatttttataatactaAAATGtagtataattttatattaaaggaATCACACTCTCATttgttaataaataattgagttatttgattattttatatatattaaaaaatatacaaataaaagaagaaaaaaatactaattttataaaattatttagacccattattaatatcataaatacTTAGTGTAAGATATTGTATTGAAAATTATGCAAGTAGTAtcaattaaatgatataaataaataaaaatacattaaaaattgaaatgatcATTCATTTTGagacaatatttttataaatggatCAATTAGGACagagaaaataaaatgtaaaatcgAAGAGAACTATCAACTTCAACTATAATAAAAACTAGTGCGAGCAGACAATTCTATAAAACAAAGGCTTTATGCCTCTTAAAAaaccattatatatatatatatatactgaaaaaataaaaatatttaaatacaacaagaaaatgtTGTGTAAAAAACACCAATTGACATAATAAAACATTTGCATCtcaaaattagaagaaaaaaaatgtaaaaatttaaataaaattataataaaatattattattagtattaaaattgcataattttttttttatcaatgtcttgCTTAGAGGTCACTTTAAATATCGATAAGTGTTGGACCAGCTCTTATGTGCCCATGTGATATTTGGGAAGTTTAATGATTTCTTTGTAacttaaaattttctaaaaaatgttGATATGATCGATTCATCGTTTGTGTTTTACAAGTTGGATCTTCTTCATTActatagtttttatgtgtataaaatcaataaatatttattttatatcacATGTTCTAAAAATATGCGTTAATAATTTATACACCAAATTAAAGTAATCAAACTGGGAGAAACTCAACCCATGTTTTAGGTGCATGCATGGGTGAGTCTCAACCTTGCTGGATTTACGTGTATGATCACTAGCAAgtcacttttttatatatttaggaaaatgTTAATAAAGTATCCTAAAAgtatttgttaataatttaaatgtgaaaaaatatatattgaaatttatgtaattcatactttaaaattataaaaagtgtTATTTTTTACTCAATAGTTATTTttgatttcctttttaatttccTTAACAAGTACTCAAGGGCAcgtgataaaataaataaataaaaaatatttcttttttaatattttaaagtgcataatttctcataatatattttctttttgaatttaatataagTGTCTCAAAGATATCTGTTggtatttatgtttattttgttaaaCATGTGACTTATGCCTGTGATGACATAATAACTAATGTACTGTTCTATGTTCAATCCATTGCTATTTAACAATCTAGTTAAAAATGATTCTTTAACTATTCCATGTGTTTATATTATTAAGACCGATGCAACTCCAAACAAAAGAATGTGAAGAATgtcatatttgaatttgattgtAAACAACTTGTTCTTGATGTACTTAATGTTAACCTTAACATAATATAATTAGTTCTATTATTACAATTTATAGGATCCTTTTAGTTAGACGCACCAATATTGATGTTGTTTTTACTGGGCAACAaattattgataataaaatgAGTTACTAGACGACAAAAATCTATCTTACGCTCTGGATCACACTGGTTTTCATTTGCCACCATAATGTATTTTGAGTTTCATTGATATGAAATGGGTTAAGTCTAGTAACAACAAAACTATCGCATGCGTTCATCAAGCATGCTTTTAGTTAGCTGccaattatataaataattttttaaagatactATGCGATAGCTGAATCATTAGTTGAATGATTAAGCAAAACCGATTAGACgagtataaataattttgtagttttttttgtGTACGCACGAGTtgttatatgatttatttaaaaagtgatagaaataaataaatttatgaatttattgGTGTTATATAATTGGAGCAGACGAAGTATTAGTGATTTAGTTTTGATAAGTTCATAATGATTAATGTTGTCACTGTCGAATTTCTGATTGGCACCAATTGTTTGTATGTGTCGGCGGCGTAGACCCAATCAGCTCTATTAGGAGTAGTGATAATGAATTAATGATAATCAATATAACTAACTACTTACGCGTTCTTTCCTTTGGATGCAAGTTGATGATGCTTTTGGAGGATTAATTGTATGCTTGATGACAATATTAATTAGGTAACCAACCTTTCCACACAAGCACGCTTACGTAAACCATTTTTAGACAATAGTTCTAAACCTATATTTGTAttgaaaattcatattttaaaccGTCGTCAAtcgatcattttaatatttgatataagaaaaattattgatCTACTTCTTTTAAATCGTTTAAAAGAGATATAAATTCAACGTGataaatgtaatatattaataatataatagaagaaaaaaaatacaaaaaataaagtaCTATTATGTATACGAAAGAATAGATAGTTGAGCTTtggaaaaacaaattatatttccACAAACAAATATACTACCTCCATTGTTGAATTTTGGTATTTAAAGTTTTCTAATTCTATACCATattttaattagtatttttatatagaaaatcaaaatataattaatactttTTCTCTATGCTATTAGAAATCaagagttattttattttatttttactaggtgaaatttaatttaattttgtcatCGCCGTAAAATTGACACAAATTATCAACAAGAAACAATTGAGGTTAGTGATAAAATTAtgcaaatttataaaataattagtgAGTTAAATAATTTGAAGAGGATGACTAGCTAGTACAAAGCACActtttatcttatgaaaaattacTTAAAGTTTAAAACAAACCTAACTTTCATTGTTccttttcaaattttgaaaaatacttCCTATGTTTCTTTTTAAGTGTTATTTTCTAAgaaatttgttgttgttttttatttattgtgttaAAAGTTTAAAGTACTATATTGACTACTCTGTCTATTCctttttaattgttgttttatgatatttatcgataccaataaaataaaattagttgttTTGTTTctataatatcattaattacTTATTATCTCATTCAACTTATTTCTTTTctacaataaatatttaaagatattattaacaaaataataattaatattgcatTCAACTTTGAACGATTTGTTGGATTTTTAAGTATGTCTAAATAACTTTAAtactataattaaaaagaatacactattttatttgatatgagTTTGAGTGTAATGCTCGGCTATTCTCATAATGGACCAAGGGGCTTAATGAGATTTTGCCTAGAAAGCCTAAATGAATTAGGTGGTTGCTCATTACCccttaatatttattaaaaaatatataaaaatacttcATAATTGGAATTTCCGGTtaacatcaattttattttttaggcaaAATACATATCACAGTCCTCTAAGTTACATAAATTAAAGATTAgctatttatcttttttttttttctaacaagttaatcatataaatttcttttgatGTCAAGTTTGTTTTTATGTTAGTAAATATTTGTACCGAtgatcttaattttaaatcagaaaaattaaaatctcaaactcttctaatttttttaataaattcatgTAATTTTTAAAGAGTTTTGATTACAATAATCTTAAGAACATAAATtctcaatcaattttttaaaaaataattaaacaatagATAATTTGAGTGAAATACATATtaagatttttgaaatttaacgTAAAATTCTCATAATTCAGATCACAAAATAACATGAAAATTTATCATGTTATTCTTTATATGATCGATAATAAAATTgatagtaaaattttaaaatctctaaCTACAAATGATTAAACTGGgattaagattaaaaataattcaaaattgtaacgtttacaaacataaaacattaacttgttaaaaaaaactaaatgatcaatttaatatttttgtaaaacttaGACGATCATTTTACCTATTTTTTACTATCTAATTGACGTTTTACATTATCAAactctaaaattataaaatacatcTAATCTAATCTGTTCATTGTGGTAAGGGGTTGTTTGCCTTTACTAGGGAGATTTAAGAATGGGAATAGAAGAAATTAACCataatttttcttatctttttgtCCCTTCTTCAATGGTTATTTGATGCTTTTTTTCTAAGGTCAAAAGACAACGATTTTGATTTTTGACGGCAATGAAAATGATTACTTTTTCACTGAAAAATCCTTCAATGAGTATAATGACCAGTAACTAGTTAATAACAAACCAACAAATATTACTGTATTTAATTCCGAAATGGTAGTTTCAAGCAATATTAACATCACATTAAGAACTTGGTATTTTCATTAAACCacatgaagaagaaaaaaacttgtTCATAAGCACAAGTGCATGTCATTACAATCACTTAATACTAATTTATGAGGCTTACAAGTCTATTGATATAACCAATGAAGAGTCACCCTTGTCAACAACGAATGTCTTGGAAGTTATCTTTTCTGAGCTAACAACTTCCACATTGTACGTACCACTAAATCCCCTGAAGTTGAATTCCCCTTTCTCATCAGCATGACCATGACTATGAGATAACCACTCTTGTTTAAGAGCAATGAATCTTTTCCCAGCTTCATTAACATCACCTTCTGCATTCACCAAGTGCGAGTTGTCTCGGCTCATAAACAATTCCCAAAATCCCCACAGCATTACACCGTCTACCGCAGGGTGTGCCATCGCTTCGCGCAGCATAACTTCCAAATCATCGCCTCTGACATATTCATTAGTGGAAGACACGTCAAGCTCGGTGAACCAGATTGGTAGACCAAGAGAGCCCAATTTATCGAGCGCGGAACAAACAATAGGCCCCACAGGACTATCAATATGACCCTGAATTCCAATTCCTCCAACTGGTGCACCTTGGTCTTGCAAATCAATAATCTGTTGAATGTATTTTTCTGGAGATGAATTGGTGTCACATCCATCTTCAACATGATAATCATTCACAAATAGGGTAGCTGATGGATCTAGTTGGTGTGCAGTCTTGAACATGTTTGCCCTTATATCCTTACCTAGTCTATCCTTATAAAATGAACCATGCAACATTTCATTGTTAACATCATAGTGCTTGAACTTGCCTTTGTAGCGAGTCAATAAGCCGGTTAAGCGATTTTGGACAGCTGTCATTAAATCGTTTTTATTCAGTGATTTGATCCATTGCTGAACGTTGCTGTCTACTTCCCAGAAGATACAATGACCACGAATGTCTATCTTGTACTTCTGACACAAGTCTAACATCTCATCGGCATCGTTGTAGTTAAAATTCCCTTTTTGTGGCTCTGTCCAATACCACTTCAACTCATTACCAAATACAGCCCAGTTAAAATGTTGAACAAAGAAGTCAACAAAATCTTCATTGTCAATATTTGTTCTATTGATGCATGATCCAATTGGAAAATCGTTCAATATTTGTCTAACTTTCACAAATGTATACTCGCATGAGTCCAACCCGGAAAATTTCAACGTAACATCACGCTTACGGATCTGCAGAGCAGCAATTGAGAAATGTTTGAAATGAGAAActggaaaaaaatttataatgtaaGTATCATATTTCTTATCAGTGCagaatatataaatagataTCAATAAAAGGAGTAGCGTCAGTTGTCCGTTCATATAAGACATTTTAACTTTAGAATTGTGTATAATATATAGAATAAACCTTAGATGTCATCATGGTACCTTGTCTGTTTGTTTCTTTAAATATCTAAACCTTGCCTGCCTATTGACAGGAAAAATTTGAACTCCAGCAACCATTAAGTCGACGCCAGAAGCAGGACCTTGAATATAAACCATAACATTAGATGGCTGTTTTTCAATTCTAAATGAACCACCAATTTCATGCCATCTGCTATCGGCGACTTCAGTTTGTCCTCCATTGACCCACTGGCCATCAACACTAAGGGAAATACCCACATTCTGAGGCCCAGTTGATCCGGAACCAATCCGGACCCAAGCAGATACTTGATAAGTTAAATAGAGTTTCAATTTCTCAGTGATCATCTGAGCAGGACCCATCCATGTTTGTGTACGGTTGGTTACAAGAATGTAGCGCCCACTCAGGGATTCATGAGGACCAAGAGAGTCTCTTGCCATCGGTGGAATTATACGTGGTGAACCAGTTCCAACGTTCAAAGTACAATTACCAAGAGGAAACCACCCGTTGGTGCCATTATCCAGACTGCTGTTGTCAATTATATTAACCCCAAAAGAGACATTCTgcaacagaaaaaaaaaaacaatgttcAGGTTCTTGAAGCGTACAGAATTGGCCATACAAGAAAAGTACATTAAGGCAATAGttaagttttcaattttaacaatgaatgtgtaaaaataaatttaagtaaTCTGTAGAAAATATGATGAAGCTCAACCTCAAAATCAGGGGGTGTTGAAGGCGGTGTTTTTGCTGCATGCTTTATAACCAAAGTGTTTACAAGAATGTCAGTGCCTGCAGGAGGGCCTTCCAAATAAACAACTACTTTTGAGGGGGAATCATTTAGAAGGAACTTTCCCTGCATTTGAGCCCAATCTTTATCTGTTGCCTGCACACTTTAGTAAACACAAGCTCCCGTTCAGCAATTTAAAGATGTGTTGAGGGACCAAAGTAATATCAATTATTCATGATTTTGAAAGTTCTCTATCATAATTACACCAAACTTCTTTCTCTTTTATAATATTACCAAGAAAATCAAATCACTTATGCTATGTGTACCCGGGTGAAAAAGAAATGAGATAGATATACTAACTTGGCAATGCCTATATACTGCTCTCGGAGATCTGGTTTTTGAACCCATAACGTAGCACGTACATCAGATGTAGTGACATTATTCCCAAATATCCGAACTAAAGCAGTGACTTCATACGCAATCTTGCGCTGCACTCGTCCAGTGATCTCTTGCTGAATTCCGTTCCAGCTTTGAGTGCGTTCAGTTGCAGATGCAAATAATTTCCCGGATTTCGGAAGGATTTTCCCATCTCCCATGGAATCATGTAACACAATCTTGCAGCCTCTTCCAGTCCAATTATTCAGGCCATCCTCAAACTGAGGGTTCCTTATGATGTTTTCATCATCGGTGGAAACACGTCCTGTGTTTGTTGTGTTCTGAAATAATGAGGAAATGCATAAAAAATtggtgtaaaaaaattaaagtgttaagTGTGTCATGAAACAATGAGAGAAATGAAACTGACACATTTTTAAAGCAATTTCGATCTAGCAATTGAAGAAGTGATAGCCAGTACACAAGTTATGAGCTTGAATGTTCATTAAATATATTAGACTTACCATGCTGTAGAATATCACCAAGATGTAACAGTATTTAAAATGTgcataaataattacattatgTTCATAATCATTTGGACTGAAGCAAGTGATTTctactcattttattttataagcaGTTCACCTCCAGAAGAAGGTCCTTCCAAATAAACTATAACCCAGTCTAGCATAGTTGACAACAAAAACGATTGAAGACTTCTCCTCATAGTAGGGTCAATTACATAGATTAAAAGaccataatattttataatgaatCATTTGTCCATTAACAGACcagtttaatatttatatacataaaaaactGATTCCATCTTATATTTACAAGGACTTCAGCTAGTTATGAAGCTCTAGATAACTTATTACCTACAATCATATCCAATGCTTTATGTCCTATGATAACCACGCGACTTGATTGAACAC from Cicer arietinum cultivar CDC Frontier isolate Library 1 chromosome 5, Cicar.CDCFrontier_v2.0, whole genome shotgun sequence carries:
- the LOC101490177 gene encoding endo-1,4-beta-xylanase 1-like, translating into MENSEKVDVGKLSENTTNTGRVSTDDENIIRNPQFEDGLNNWTGRGCKIVLHDSMGDGKILPKSGKLFASATERTQSWNGIQQEITGRVQRKIAYEVTALVRIFGNNVTTSDVRATLWVQKPDLREQYIGIANVQATDKDWAQMQGKFLLNDSPSKVVVYLEGPPAGTDILVNTLVIKHAAKTPPSTPPDFENVSFGVNIIDNSSLDNGTNGWFPLGNCTLNVGTGSPRIIPPMARDSLGPHESLSGRYILVTNRTQTWMGPAQMITEKLKLYLTYQVSAWVRIGSGSTGPQNVGISLSVDGQWVNGGQTEVADSRWHEIGGSFRIEKQPSNVMVYIQGPASGVDLMVAGVQIFPVNRQARFRYLKKQTDKIRKRDVTLKFSGLDSCEYTFVKVRQILNDFPIGSCINRTNIDNEDFVDFFVQHFNWAVFGNELKWYWTEPQKGNFNYNDADEMLDLCQKYKIDIRGHCIFWEVDSNVQQWIKSLNKNDLMTAVQNRLTGLLTRYKGKFKHYDVNNEMLHGSFYKDRLGKDIRANMFKTAHQLDPSATLFVNDYHVEDGCDTNSSPEKYIQQIIDLQDQGAPVGGIGIQGHIDSPVGPIVCSALDKLGSLGLPIWFTELDVSSTNEYVRGDDLEVMLREAMAHPAVDGVMLWGFWELFMSRDNSHLVNAEGDVNEAGKRFIALKQEWLSHSHGHADEKGEFNFRGFSGTYNVEVVSSEKITSKTFVVDKGDSSLVISIDL